In Finegoldia magna ATCC 53516, a genomic segment contains:
- a CDS encoding anthranilate synthase component I family protein: MIHSKKIKSDVTILDILYSIKDKNLPFLLDSAKGSYNQGNKTYIGFDPEIVLKSKNNNVEISGLVNKKVSDNPLNQLKLLMDDYLQEDDNQFIGGAVGLLSYDFTSSNCNVVLNSEKNTEVYDAYFGIYFKIIEFDNNTKEYTIFYLNDTDITDIEKVFEKSNYEGKKYKTSELIKTVTKEEYAKSFDNIKTMIENGDVYEVNLTQQFIVDTTKDKFDIYKKLREVNKADFMAYMDFGEYCVLSSSPERFFDCQNGLVQARPIKGTIRRSDDKDEDERLKNELLNSDKDISELLMIVDLMRNDLGMSCDAETIKAISNYSLETYENVHHLVATIVGKLREDEDVFSLIKNIFPGGSITGAPKLASIEAIDKVEKYNRNIYTGSIGYISFNQNCDFNILIRTILKINDRCYFSGGGAITWDSEMNSEYDETIQKSKKVYEALI; the protein is encoded by the coding sequence ATGATTCATTCTAAAAAAATAAAATCTGATGTAACAATTCTAGATATTTTGTATAGCATCAAAGACAAAAATTTACCTTTTTTATTAGATAGTGCAAAGGGAAGTTACAATCAAGGCAATAAAACATATATAGGTTTTGATCCGGAAATTGTTTTGAAATCAAAGAATAACAACGTAGAAATCAGTGGACTTGTGAACAAAAAAGTTAGTGATAATCCTCTTAATCAACTCAAACTATTGATGGATGATTATTTGCAAGAAGATGATAATCAATTTATCGGTGGAGCTGTTGGACTTTTGTCTTATGATTTTACAAGTTCTAATTGCAATGTAGTTTTAAATTCTGAAAAAAACACCGAAGTATACGATGCTTATTTTGGAATTTATTTCAAAATAATAGAATTTGACAATAATACAAAGGAATACACAATTTTTTATTTGAATGATACAGATATTACAGATATTGAAAAAGTTTTTGAAAAATCTAATTATGAAGGAAAAAAATACAAAACATCAGAACTTATAAAAACAGTAACCAAAGAAGAATATGCGAAAAGCTTTGATAACATAAAAACTATGATTGAAAATGGTGATGTGTACGAAGTTAACTTAACGCAACAGTTCATTGTAGATACGACTAAGGATAAGTTCGATATTTATAAGAAACTTCGCGAAGTTAACAAAGCAGATTTTATGGCTTATATGGACTTTGGTGAATATTGTGTTTTATCTTCATCGCCAGAGAGATTTTTTGATTGTCAAAATGGACTTGTTCAAGCTAGACCTATTAAAGGAACAATTCGAAGATCTGACGACAAAGATGAAGATGAAAGATTGAAAAACGAATTACTAAATAGCGACAAAGATATTTCAGAATTATTAATGATAGTTGATTTGATGAGAAATGATTTGGGAATGAGTTGTGATGCTGAAACAATAAAAGCTATTAGCAATTATTCATTGGAAACTTATGAAAATGTTCATCATTTGGTAGCTACAATTGTTGGTAAATTGAGAGAAGATGAAGATGTATTTAGTTTAATTAAAAATATTTTTCCAGGAGGATCAATCACTGGAGCTCCGAAGCTTGCTTCAATTGAAGCGATTGACAAGGTTGAAAAATACAACAGAAATATTTACACAGGATCCATTGGATACATTTCATTTAACCAAAATTGTGACTTCAATATTTTAATCAGAACGATTTTAAAAATAAATGACCGTTGTTATTTCTCAGGTGGTGGAGCTATAACATGGGATTCTGAAATGAATAGCGAATACGATGAAACTATTCAAAAATCGAAAAAAGTATATGAGGCTTTGATATGA
- a CDS encoding anthranilate synthase component II: MILMIDNYDSFTYNIVSYLRILKEEVIVKKNDEINLEEIKELNPEIIVISPGPKTPKESKISLEIFERLKGKYPILGICLGHQALAYSMGLDIVKGPRPMHGKMTDINHDGKGIFTDIPNPVKVMRYHSLIVDDSKFYNGMFEDMVITSKTSDGIIMGFRDSKNKIETVQFHPESVGTDFGLKMIENFLKEVRNDSF, translated from the coding sequence ATGATATTAATGATAGATAATTACGATTCGTTCACATATAACATTGTTTCTTATTTGAGAATTTTAAAAGAAGAAGTTATCGTGAAGAAGAATGATGAGATAAATTTGGAAGAAATCAAAGAATTAAATCCGGAAATTATAGTGATTTCTCCAGGACCTAAAACTCCAAAAGAATCCAAAATTTCGCTTGAAATATTTGAACGATTGAAGGGCAAATATCCAATTCTTGGAATTTGTTTGGGGCATCAAGCATTGGCTTATTCAATGGGGCTTGACATTGTGAAAGGACCACGTCCAATGCACGGTAAAATGACAGATATTAATCATGATGGCAAGGGAATATTTACAGATATTCCAAATCCTGTTAAAGTTATGAGATATCACTCATTAATCGTTGATGATAGCAAATTCTATAATGGAATGTTTGAAGATATGGTGATAACATCAAAAACTTCTGATGGAATAATTATGGGATTTAGAGATTCAAAAAACAAGATAGAAACCGTTCAATTTCATCCTGAAAGTGTGGGAACTGATTTTGGGCTGAAAATGATTGAAAACTTCTTAAAGGAGGTAAGAAATGATTCATTCTAA
- a CDS encoding ABC transporter permease, which translates to MKFNVLLNTAFKDIIKNKKRSLLTMLGIIIGIAAVITIIAIGRGFQDYVVDSLMGGEGKELSVAFYFQPENPTNSVGSNTSVFTEKNIRDISQITDVVKVESDPEQFQNDLLNVSIQKNDGKMESAFAKPVEETESKIVKGRAITKLDGDTNQKVAVITQKLADEMFENEDPINKTVLVKNDYYVIVGIKENNAATNLFVMGNDVDLPKETLKSRQPKNNNSISMINVILKNGTKVQDKAKEIQEYLEKNGPMKAAGSYSFVDIAKQIEGISSVLGSVTIFISLIAAISLLIAGIGMMNMMYISVAERIKEIGIRRAIGAKKKEILHQFMLEGIIVTVIGGIIGYIIGMVAAFIASKFLPFPIKLELMPVLISLGISLGIGIVFTYSPANTAANKNVIDII; encoded by the coding sequence ATGAAGTTTAATGTTTTATTAAATACTGCCTTCAAAGATATCATCAAGAACAAAAAACGATCATTATTGACTATGCTTGGTATAATTATAGGGATAGCAGCGGTAATAACTATTATTGCAATTGGTAGGGGTTTCCAAGATTATGTTGTTGACAGTTTAATGGGTGGAGAAGGCAAGGAACTTAGCGTTGCGTTTTATTTCCAACCTGAAAATCCAACAAATTCAGTCGGAAGCAACACATCAGTATTTACTGAGAAAAATATTAGAGATATTTCACAAATTACGGATGTCGTAAAAGTTGAATCTGATCCAGAACAATTTCAAAATGATTTGCTTAATGTTTCGATACAAAAAAATGACGGGAAAATGGAAAGTGCATTTGCAAAACCTGTCGAAGAAACTGAAAGTAAAATCGTAAAGGGAAGAGCTATTACAAAATTAGACGGAGATACTAACCAAAAAGTCGCCGTTATTACTCAAAAATTAGCTGATGAAATGTTTGAAAATGAAGATCCAATCAACAAAACTGTTCTTGTTAAAAATGATTATTATGTTATCGTCGGTATTAAGGAAAATAATGCTGCTACAAATTTATTTGTGATGGGAAATGATGTAGATTTGCCGAAAGAGACATTAAAATCGCGTCAACCTAAAAATAATAATTCCATATCTATGATTAATGTTATACTGAAAAATGGTACAAAAGTTCAAGACAAGGCAAAAGAAATTCAAGAATATCTTGAAAAAAATGGCCCAATGAAAGCTGCAGGATCTTATAGCTTCGTCGATATTGCAAAACAAATCGAAGGCATCAGTAGTGTATTGGGATCTGTGACTATATTTATATCTTTAATAGCAGCTATTTCCCTTCTAATTGCAGGAATTGGAATGATGAATATGATGTACATTTCAGTAGCGGAAAGAATCAAAGAAATAGGAATTAGAAGAGCGATTGGCGCAAAGAAAAAAGAAATTTTGCATCAATTTATGCTAGAGGGAATTATTGTAACTGTTATTGGTGGAATAATTGGATACATCATTGGGATGGTAGCTGCATTTATTGCATCGAAATTTTTGCCGTTCCCAATTAAACTAGAATTAATGCCGGTTCTAATATCCTTAGGAATATCTTTGGGAATAGGAATTGTGTTTACTTATTCTCCAGCAAATACGGCAGCAAATAAAAATGTAATAGATATAATTTAA